CGACCAGATTCGTTTGCAGCTCGGCCTTGGCGGCGGACAAAAAATGTTCCAGGATGACCAATTTTTTCTCAGCCAAAAACGGCGAGGCAAACAACGCTTCGCTGACCCGGGGCCAGGCGGCATCAGCGGCCCGCAACACCACGGAATTCAGGCCTGACGGGTCGCGCTGGGCGGCAAACTGGGAACGCACGGACGCCAGCCGGCGCCGCGACCGAAAATTGTCCTCGCCGTAGATAAGGAAACGCATGGCTAGATTATACCAAAAGCGCCCGCATCGCGGGCGCTGATCTTATGAACAGCTTGTTCACATGACGCCGAGCATGGCCAACAGGATCTCCACGGCGATCAGCACGATGATGATGACCTCCATGAACTCCGCGCGCTTCGTGCTGATGATGTTGATGAGCATCTCCGAACTGTCCTTGATGAACTCCAGTTTGAACCGCAGCGCTTCGAAGCGGTCGTCGAGTTCGAACATCGAACGCAGCTTCAGGAACAGCGCCTCGGCGTCCTTGTCCTCCCAGGCGATGTCCGGCTTGTCGAGCAAGGACAACCTCGTCACCATGAAATGCACCATGTTGCCGCTCATACCGACGGTCTTCAGGATACTGCGGGTGTTGGTGGCCACGAGCTTGCCGTGCGCCTCGAGCACGCCATGGATGCGCTCCAGGGCCTGCTGGGTCTCGGCGATGCGCCGCTCGACGAAATCGATCGCCACGGATTGCGCCATGACGTGGGAGATCAGCAGGAACCTTTCCAGGGTGAACTGTTTCAGCTGGACATGGCCGAATTCGACGCTCTCCGGCTGCTCGGGTTCGATCATGATGGCATAATCTTCCGGCAGCACCTTGGGATCCTTGCCCTCGGCCATCTCTTCGCCATAAGCAAAACGCTTCAGGAGTTTGGCGATCTCTTTCTTGTCCTCGATGCCGCAAACGGTCACGACGCCGAAGGCGTAGACGCAGACATAATGGCTGTCGCCCGACTGGTAGACGAGCAGATTGCGCTCTTTGCGCACCAGGGACAATAATGGCAGGTCAAGATTCTTCTGCTCGATCTTGGCTAGATCAAGCGAATTCCTGACGTAATAAGCGAGAACCTGATACTTGGTGGCCATATGGCTTCAGGATAGCCTACCGCCCGCCAAGGAGTCCAGTTGGCTGCTTGATTATGGCCGATGGCTCGATGGAATATAAAAGCACCGCTCACAGAGCGGCGCCTTCGGCTAGTGACTATCAACTACTCGGCCAACCGCACCAGATCGCCCCACCGTTCGCCAGCACTGAGATTGACCGCGATCGGCACGTCGAACTTCCTGACGCCGACCATGAGTTCGCGGATGACCGGCGCGACCTTGCTAGCGAGCGCTGCGGGAACTTCGAAAATGAGTTCGTCGTGAACCTGGATGATCAGCCGCGGCGCTTCCTCGCCCTCGCCGTAGTCGCGGCGGAGACGCTCGTCGATTTGCGTCATGGCCAGCTTGATGAGATCGGCTTGCGTGCCCTGCATCGGCATGTTGATGGCCTGGCGCTCGGCCGCAGCCTTCTCACGCTGATTCAACAGATGATAATTCGGGAAAAAACGGCGGCGGCCAAACAACGTCTCGACGTAACCATCCTTACTCAATTTCTCTTTCATCGCCTCGATGTAATCGGCGAGTTCGGGATTCACGGCGAAGTAGCGGTCGATGAATTCGCGCGCCTCCGGCATCGTGACGCCGGAACTTTCGGCGAGCCGCTGCGGGCCCATGCCGTAGAGGATGCCGAAATTGATCGCTTTGGCGATGCGCCGCTTCGACGCGGCCTCGGCCTCGCCCCACATCTCGACCGCGGTGCGCCAATGGATGTCCTCGCCGGCCAGGAACGCTTTGGTCATGGCTTTCGCTCCGGTGATGTGCGCGGCGATGCGCAACTCGATCTGCGAATAGTCGGCCGCGAGCAGGACACAGCCTGGACGCGCAATGAAAGCGTTCCGCACGCGGCGGCCGAGATCGGTCTCGGCGGTCGGGATATTCTGGAGGTTCGGATCAGACGAAGACAGCCGTCCGGTCGCGGTCACGGCCTGATTGAAACTGGCGTGGACGCGCCCGGTCTTCGCGTTGACGAGCGCCGGCAGCGCCTCCACGTAAGTCGAACGCATTTTCGCGACCTCGCGGTATTCCAGGAGGGCGTCAATGATCTCATGGCGGCCGCGCAATTTCTCGAGCTCCGCCGCGGCGGTCGATAAAGCCTTGTTTTTAGCGGTTTTTTTCAGGCCGGCGGAAGAAAGCTCCAGCTTTTCAAAAAGTATCCGGCTGACCTGTTTCGGGGAATTGATGTTGAACTCTTCGCCCGCCAATTTATGGATGCGCTTTTCCAGCTTGGCGATGTCGCCGCCGAGCTCACGCGACAATTTTTGGAGATAAGCCGCGTCAATGGCGACGCCGGTCCGTTCCATGCGGGCCAGGACCGGAACCAGCGGCAGCTCCAGGGTTTCGTTGAAGTTGGCGAGTTGCAGCGCTTCCAATTTATTGCGCAGCTCGTCAGCGAGCGGGAGCAGCTGCGGCAGTTCGACCTGCAGGCGCGCGAGCTTGGCTTCGACGCTGTCGTCCTTGGCATCCGCGGCCGGCAGTTGGCGGAAGTAGGCGAGCAGGGCCTCGAGCGAATTGCGGCGCTCGCCGGAGAAGATCAGGTAGGACGCGATCATCAGGTCGAAACACGGATGGGCGATGGTCCAACCCAAAGAATAAAAAACATTGATCTCGCGCTTCAGGTCGTGACAGACCAGCGTGGGCTTCTTGCCGCCATCCGCGAAAAATTCTTGCAGAGATTTTTTTCCGCCAGCAACAGCTTTCTTGGTCAGGATGTAATGATGCGATCCGTCGGTGAGCCCGAGACCGATAAGGCCGGGCGCGATCGGGTCGGCGCTCTCCGTGGACGAACGGAACGCGATGATCTTGGCGTGCGCGAATTCGGCGACGAGCGCGGCCACGGCTTGGCCGTCATCAATGATCGTGACCGGCTCGCTGATCGCGGCCGGACGCGCGGCGGCGTCTTCAATGGTCGGGGCTGACGGCTGTTTCGCAGCCTCGTCTTTCAGTTCCGAAGTTTTCGCCGGCGCCGGCTCCGAACCCTCGGGCAGCTGCTGCAGCAATCTGGCGAACTGGAATTCTTCAAAGATGTCGCGGACCTGCGCTTGCTGGGGCAATGAAAAAACGGCTCTATCAAGCTTAAAATCAACCGGCGCGTCGCGGCGGATGCGGCACAGGTCGCGGGCTTCGAAGGCTTCTTTTTTGCCGGCCAAAAGTTTTTCTTTGGCCGCGGGTCTGATCTTGGCCGCGCGCCGGTCGTCCTGCTCCAGCGCCGCGTAGAGCTCGTCCAGGGAACCGAATTCGGACAGCAGCGCGCTCGCCGTGACCTCGCCGATGCCTTTGACGCCGGGGATGTTGTCCGAGGGATCGCCGCGCAGTCCTTTGTAATCGACCATCTGGTCGGGACGCAGGTTGAAACGCGCGCGCACCGCCGCGTCGTCATAGACGACCATGTCGGTGATGCCGCGGCGCATGGTGTAGACGCGCGTGCGCTCGTCGACGAGCTGCAGCGTGTCGAGATCGCCGGTCACGATGAGAACGCCGACCGCGGCGTCGGCCGCCTTGGCCTGTTCGTTGATGGTGCCGATGACGTCGTCGGCTTCGAAACCCTGGGCCGTGAAGACCGGTACGTTCATCGCGGCGAGGATCCGCTCGATGAGCGGGATCTGCGCATAGAGTTCGTCCGGTTTCTTTTCGCGCTGTGCCTTGTAATCATGGAACTGTTCGTGGCGGAAAGTCTTGCCTTTGAGATCGAACGTGACCGCGAGATGCGTCGGTTTGAATTCGCGGACGGCGCCGAGCAGCGTCATCGTGAAACCGTAGGCGCCAGAAATCACGCGGCCATCCTTGGTCGCGAGCGGCGGCAAAGCATGCCAGGCGCGGTACAGGACCGCGTTGCCGTCGATGATCATCAGCAATTTTTTAGCTTCAGCTGGCATAAGTTGAGCAGATACAGGATAGCATATCGGCCCCGAAGCGTCCTTGCCCCGGCAACGGTCCCGGTGGTTGACGTTTGGCCTAATTATTGTCTAAATTGGCTTGTCCTTTGAAAATAAGATCCAGTCGAGGAGAAACCATGAAAAGAAACGGACGGATCACGAGTCAGATCGTCTTGATCATCCTGTCGCTCGCGATGACCGCGAGCGGCGCCAGTTACGCCCGGGTCGAACCAGCGATCGGCGGCCAGATCAGGCTGATCGAACGCGGGGCCAGATTATTCTATCGGTTCGAACGCGGCGCGGAGAAGATC
This Patescibacteria group bacterium DNA region includes the following protein-coding sequences:
- the polA gene encoding DNA polymerase I, whose product is MPAEAKKLLMIIDGNAVLYRAWHALPPLATKDGRVISGAYGFTMTLLGAVREFKPTHLAVTFDLKGKTFRHEQFHDYKAQREKKPDELYAQIPLIERILAAMNVPVFTAQGFEADDVIGTINEQAKAADAAVGVLIVTGDLDTLQLVDERTRVYTMRRGITDMVVYDDAAVRARFNLRPDQMVDYKGLRGDPSDNIPGVKGIGEVTASALLSEFGSLDELYAALEQDDRRAAKIRPAAKEKLLAGKKEAFEARDLCRIRRDAPVDFKLDRAVFSLPQQAQVRDIFEEFQFARLLQQLPEGSEPAPAKTSELKDEAAKQPSAPTIEDAAARPAAISEPVTIIDDGQAVAALVAEFAHAKIIAFRSSTESADPIAPGLIGLGLTDGSHHYILTKKAVAGGKKSLQEFFADGGKKPTLVCHDLKREINVFYSLGWTIAHPCFDLMIASYLIFSGERRNSLEALLAYFRQLPAADAKDDSVEAKLARLQVELPQLLPLADELRNKLEALQLANFNETLELPLVPVLARMERTGVAIDAAYLQKLSRELGGDIAKLEKRIHKLAGEEFNINSPKQVSRILFEKLELSSAGLKKTAKNKALSTAAAELEKLRGRHEIIDALLEYREVAKMRSTYVEALPALVNAKTGRVHASFNQAVTATGRLSSSDPNLQNIPTAETDLGRRVRNAFIARPGCVLLAADYSQIELRIAAHITGAKAMTKAFLAGEDIHWRTAVEMWGEAEAASKRRIAKAINFGILYGMGPQRLAESSGVTMPEAREFIDRYFAVNPELADYIEAMKEKLSKDGYVETLFGRRRFFPNYHLLNQREKAAAERQAINMPMQGTQADLIKLAMTQIDERLRRDYGEGEEAPRLIIQVHDELIFEVPAALASKVAPVIRELMVGVRKFDVPIAVNLSAGERWGDLVRLAE
- a CDS encoding RMD1 family protein → MATKYQVLAYYVRNSLDLAKIEQKNLDLPLLSLVRKERNLLVYQSGDSHYVCVYAFGVVTVCGIEDKKEIAKLLKRFAYGEEMAEGKDPKVLPEDYAIMIEPEQPESVEFGHVQLKQFTLERFLLISHVMAQSVAIDFVERRIAETQQALERIHGVLEAHGKLVATNTRSILKTVGMSGNMVHFMVTRLSLLDKPDIAWEDKDAEALFLKLRSMFELDDRFEALRFKLEFIKDSSEMLINIISTKRAEFMEVIIIVLIAVEILLAMLGVM